One window of Nostoc sp. C052 genomic DNA carries:
- a CDS encoding efflux RND transporter periplasmic adaptor subunit, which translates to MPNSYSQAFTAIRCVSGTFFSVLLLASPAVVLAHAGHGNEFQGGSETTGATNSIQVDAETSKRLGIKVEPVKRQQLAVGIKTTGQIETLPSQKVEVNTPISKAKVVELLVEPGVMVKKGQPVAILFSPELVEMRVNSQEKLAQGQADLQQAQADLRLAEQNRDRYQQIAAAEIAQAQSQVAYAEEKFNQDQRLVNAGALPRRNALESETQLAQAKADLAKAASRRDVIEAENQLKRADSAVQVAKSRIRLSNSIYQTRLSQLGTRANTQGLVTVTSPISGKVADREVTLGQSFEDAGGKLMTIINDSRVFATANIYEKDLNQVRNGQQVRVKVASIPKSTFIGRITRIGSVVEGETRVVPVQAELKNSGGVLKPGMFAELEVVTNQVSPAILAIKSAAVVEANGKQQVYVQNGNAYQPIEVTLGQTFGDMVEVKTGLFEDDLIVTVRSPQLYAQSLRGNTKPKVDEHPETPIQATREPALLAAGAALAAIAFIAGAFWSSRRTNQLQLASSIQVDPSEEWVDNHRTASEDSEIKIQKE; encoded by the coding sequence ATGCCTAACTCCTATTCCCAGGCATTTACAGCTATTCGCTGTGTTTCTGGGACATTTTTCAGTGTTTTGTTACTTGCTAGTCCCGCAGTTGTTTTAGCTCACGCCGGACACGGAAATGAGTTTCAAGGAGGAAGTGAAACAACAGGTGCTACTAATTCTATTCAAGTTGATGCCGAAACATCTAAACGGCTAGGAATTAAAGTTGAACCTGTCAAACGCCAGCAGCTAGCTGTTGGGATTAAAACTACTGGACAGATTGAAACTCTACCTAGCCAAAAAGTGGAAGTAAATACGCCAATTTCTAAAGCAAAAGTGGTTGAGTTATTGGTGGAACCTGGTGTTATGGTCAAAAAAGGTCAACCAGTTGCTATTTTATTCAGTCCTGAACTAGTGGAAATGCGGGTTAATTCTCAGGAAAAGCTTGCTCAAGGTCAGGCTGATTTACAGCAAGCGCAGGCTGATTTAAGGCTAGCTGAACAAAACCGCGATCGCTATCAACAAATAGCCGCAGCTGAAATAGCTCAAGCACAGAGTCAAGTGGCTTATGCTGAAGAAAAGTTTAACCAAGATCAACGGTTAGTTAATGCTGGCGCTTTACCACGTCGTAATGCTCTTGAATCCGAAACTCAGTTAGCTCAAGCCAAAGCAGACCTTGCGAAAGCTGCTAGTCGTCGGGACGTTATTGAGGCAGAAAATCAGCTAAAACGCGCTGATTCCGCCGTTCAGGTCGCAAAATCTCGTATCCGACTAAGTAATAGTATTTATCAAACTCGGCTTTCTCAATTGGGAACCCGCGCCAATACTCAAGGACTTGTTACCGTGACATCTCCAATTTCCGGCAAAGTTGCCGACAGGGAAGTTACCCTCGGTCAATCATTTGAGGATGCAGGTGGGAAGTTGATGACAATTATCAATGACAGTCGCGTTTTTGCCACCGCGAATATTTATGAAAAAGATTTGAATCAGGTAAGAAATGGTCAACAGGTAAGGGTCAAAGTTGCTTCCATACCTAAGAGTACCTTCATCGGACGAATTACCCGAATTGGTTCTGTGGTGGAAGGGGAAACGCGAGTCGTACCGGTGCAAGCTGAACTAAAGAATTCTGGTGGAGTGCTAAAACCAGGAATGTTTGCAGAATTAGAAGTTGTTACAAACCAAGTATCACCAGCCATATTAGCAATTAAGAGCGCGGCTGTAGTTGAAGCCAATGGCAAACAACAGGTTTATGTACAAAATGGCAACGCCTATCAGCCTATTGAAGTTACTTTAGGTCAAACCTTTGGGGATATGGTTGAGGTCAAAACTGGCTTATTCGAGGACGATTTGATCGTGACAGTGCGATCGCCTCAACTTTATGCTCAGTCTTTGCGTGGTAATACTAAGCCAAAAGTAGACGAACACCCGGAAACCCCTATACAGGCTACAAGAGAGCCAGCATTACTGGCAGCAGGAGCAGCATTAGCCGCGATCGCTTTTATCGCAGGTGCTTTTTGGTCTAGTCGTCGCACCAATCAACTTCAACTAGCCAGTTCTATACAAGTAGATCCATCAGAAGAATGGGTTGATAATCATCGGACAGCGAGTGAAGATTCAGAAATTAAGATTCAGAAAGAATAA
- a CDS encoding efflux RND transporter permease subunit translates to MLSAIIKWAIARRWLVILGAVVLTLWIFRTIIQMPLDVFPTFAPPQVEIQTEAPGLAPEEVESLVTLPIESAINGTPGVTAVRSSSASGVSVVKVIFNWGSDIYQARQLVTERLQQSSGKLPEGVETPQISPTSSPIGTVLEYAFTSENTPLMEVRRIVDWQVTNHLLAVPGVSQVVAYGGDTRQYQVLIDPDKLQAFNVTLEDVQEAVSAANVNAPGGYLITRDREKLIRGIGRIESIEDLQQSVITARNGTPVKISDVADVQIGAAIKRGDGSFNGQKAIIVMINKQSQADTPTVTRAIEAAMSEVKSGLPKDINITPTFRQENYIDSSIDNVREALTEGSIIVALILIPFLMNWRNLAVCLTTLPLSLLIGLLLLNWLGQGLNTMTLGGLAVSIGSAVDDAIVDAENVYRNLRENKYSSNPSPVLDVVFYGCQEVRDSLFGGTIITLVVFSPVFALAGVEGSIFIPMGLGYIAAVIGSSITALTVTPALCAILLPYGNLPEKEPWIARFFKKLYHPLLAFSIRHSAIILTLAAASLVAAAVIAPSFGRVFLPEFQEQTLVNTLTLYPGVSLEATNAAGEAIQDALKGDSRFPYVQLRSGRAPGDADAAGVNFGHLDIELSKAAMEDREKTIKKLREEFAKLPGVAPNIGGFISHQMDEVLSGVRSAIAVKIFGSELEQLRIIGSQVNEVMKTVNGIVDLQLEPQIPVEQIQIKLNRQAASRYGLTAGKLSKIIETALNGKVVSQVLEKQQTFDLVVWLKPDARQSLDTIGNLLVDTPSGQKIPLSQVAIINNGTGSNTINRENVSRLIVVSANANGRDLRSIVNEIRDKVNQQVHPPSGYYIQYAGQFEAQERATQNILISSAIAFVVITVIMYLSVKSIPSTIMIMINLPLALVGGVFSVALTNGVISIASLVGFITLFGVATRNGLLLVDNYNTKFTERMPLKEVLIKGSMERLNAILMTAFTSALGLAPLVVDSGPGKEILQPLSIVVLGGLFTSTALTLLVIPALYSQFRKFLVPKNTMLLQNLDVAKYPV, encoded by the coding sequence ATGCTGAGTGCGATTATTAAATGGGCGATCGCCCGTCGTTGGTTAGTTATCCTGGGTGCAGTTGTCCTAACACTTTGGATATTTCGGACAATTATTCAAATGCCGTTGGATGTTTTCCCTACCTTTGCACCACCCCAAGTTGAAATTCAAACTGAAGCACCAGGATTAGCACCAGAAGAAGTTGAATCTTTAGTAACTTTACCAATTGAAAGCGCAATTAACGGTACTCCAGGAGTAACAGCAGTACGTTCTTCTAGTGCGTCAGGAGTCTCCGTTGTTAAAGTAATTTTTAATTGGGGAAGCGATATCTATCAAGCTCGCCAATTGGTAACAGAGCGATTACAACAAAGTTCTGGTAAGCTTCCTGAAGGAGTGGAAACGCCGCAAATTTCCCCTACCAGTTCCCCCATCGGTACTGTACTGGAATACGCCTTTACTTCTGAAAACACTCCTTTGATGGAAGTACGGCGCATTGTCGATTGGCAAGTAACAAATCACCTTTTAGCTGTTCCAGGTGTTAGCCAGGTTGTAGCCTATGGTGGCGATACTCGCCAATATCAAGTATTAATTGATCCAGATAAGTTACAAGCCTTTAATGTCACTTTAGAAGATGTGCAGGAAGCCGTATCTGCTGCCAATGTTAATGCACCGGGCGGTTATTTAATTACCCGCGATCGCGAAAAATTAATTCGAGGTATTGGACGGATTGAATCTATTGAAGACTTACAACAGTCAGTAATTACTGCCCGCAATGGTACACCTGTAAAAATATCTGATGTCGCTGATGTCCAAATTGGTGCAGCTATCAAACGGGGTGATGGCAGTTTTAACGGTCAAAAGGCAATTATTGTGATGATTAATAAACAGTCTCAAGCCGATACTCCTACTGTTACCCGTGCCATAGAAGCGGCGATGTCAGAAGTAAAATCTGGCTTACCCAAAGATATTAATATAACTCCTACATTCCGACAAGAAAACTATATTGATTCTTCAATTGACAATGTTCGAGAAGCTTTGACTGAAGGCAGTATTATTGTTGCACTTATCCTGATTCCATTTTTGATGAATTGGCGGAATCTAGCTGTTTGCTTAACTACCCTACCCTTATCTTTATTAATAGGATTACTATTGCTAAATTGGCTAGGACAAGGTTTAAATACTATGACCTTAGGAGGATTAGCAGTATCAATTGGTTCAGCCGTTGATGATGCCATTGTCGATGCCGAAAACGTCTATCGTAACCTGCGAGAGAATAAATACTCTTCCAACCCATCCCCAGTTTTAGATGTGGTATTTTACGGTTGTCAAGAGGTGCGTGATTCACTTTTTGGAGGTACTATAATCACCCTAGTTGTCTTCTCTCCAGTTTTTGCTTTAGCTGGTGTAGAAGGTAGTATTTTTATCCCAATGGGATTAGGCTATATAGCGGCAGTTATCGGTTCTAGTATCACAGCGTTGACAGTAACTCCGGCATTATGTGCAATCTTATTACCTTATGGTAACTTGCCAGAAAAGGAGCCTTGGATTGCAAGATTTTTTAAGAAGCTTTATCATCCTCTCTTAGCATTTTCTATACGACATTCTGCAATTATTTTAACCTTAGCTGCTGCCAGTTTAGTAGCGGCTGCTGTGATTGCTCCCTCTTTTGGAAGAGTATTTTTACCAGAATTTCAAGAACAGACTTTAGTGAATACCCTCACTCTTTATCCTGGTGTATCTTTGGAAGCTACCAATGCAGCGGGAGAAGCAATTCAAGACGCGCTGAAGGGAGACTCTAGATTTCCTTATGTACAGTTGCGTTCTGGACGTGCGCCTGGTGATGCAGATGCAGCAGGGGTAAATTTCGGACATTTGGATATCGAGTTGAGCAAAGCAGCGATGGAAGATAGGGAGAAAACTATTAAAAAGCTGCGGGAAGAGTTTGCTAAATTACCAGGGGTAGCACCGAATATTGGTGGTTTTATCTCTCACCAAATGGATGAAGTTTTGTCTGGTGTGAGAAGTGCGATCGCTGTTAAAATTTTCGGTTCAGAATTAGAACAACTCCGCATCATTGGCAGCCAAGTAAATGAAGTAATGAAAACCGTTAATGGGATTGTTGATTTACAACTTGAGCCTCAAATACCAGTCGAACAAATACAAATTAAGCTCAACCGTCAAGCTGCTTCTCGATATGGTTTAACAGCAGGAAAACTTTCTAAAATTATTGAAACTGCTCTCAACGGAAAAGTAGTTTCTCAAGTTTTGGAGAAACAACAAACTTTTGACTTAGTTGTGTGGTTAAAACCAGATGCACGTCAAAGTTTGGATACCATTGGCAATTTATTAGTTGATACTCCTAGTGGTCAAAAAATTCCTCTATCACAAGTTGCCATAATTAACAATGGCACAGGTTCAAATACGATTAACCGGGAAAATGTTTCCCGCTTGATTGTTGTTTCTGCTAATGCTAACGGTAGAGATTTGCGTTCCATTGTCAACGAAATTCGAGACAAAGTTAACCAACAAGTGCATCCTCCGTCTGGTTACTATATTCAATATGCAGGGCAATTTGAGGCGCAAGAACGAGCCACTCAGAATATCTTGATTTCCAGTGCGATCGCCTTTGTTGTCATTACAGTAATTATGTATCTTTCAGTCAAATCTATCCCTTCTACCATCATGATTATGATTAACTTACCTTTGGCATTGGTGGGAGGAGTATTTTCAGTAGCTTTAACAAACGGAGTGATTTCTATTGCTTCCTTAGTTGGCTTTATCACTCTATTTGGAGTTGCCACTCGTAACGGTTTACTACTCGTAGATAATTACAATACCAAATTTACTGAAAGGATGCCTCTTAAAGAAGTGCTTATTAAAGGTTCAATGGAACGGCTTAACGCTATTTTGATGACAGCTTTCACCTCAGCTTTGGGGTTAGCACCATTAGTAGTTGACAGTGGGCCTGGTAAAGAAATTTTGCAACCCCTTTCGATAGTAGTTTTGGGCGGCTTATTTACCTCTACAGCATTAACTCTGTTAGTTATTCCAGCTTTGTATTCTCAGTTTAGGAAGTTTTTGGTTCCTAAAAATACTATGCTTTTACAAAATCTTGATGTAGCCAAATACCCAGTATAA
- the rppA gene encoding two-component system response regulator RppA, with product MRVLLVEDEPDLGSAIKRTLNLEKYVVDWVLDGDEAWDYLENQWTQYTLAIIDWMLPGLSGLELCSRLRIRRNPLPVLMLTAKDRMEDKVAGLDAGADDYLVKPFGMAELLARLRALQRRSPQFQSKELTVGNLTLDYSNSMVVSHNHQGDKQVIPLTNKEFQLLEYFMKHPHQIVTTEQIRNQLWEVSAEPVSNVVAAQIRLLRRRLANSGCGNPIETMHGVGYRLNLADESK from the coding sequence ATGAGAGTCCTGCTAGTCGAAGATGAGCCTGATTTGGGTTCGGCAATTAAGCGTACCTTGAATCTGGAAAAATATGTAGTTGACTGGGTTTTAGATGGTGATGAAGCATGGGATTATCTAGAAAACCAGTGGACGCAGTATACTTTGGCTATTATCGATTGGATGTTGCCAGGATTGTCTGGGCTAGAACTGTGTAGTCGCCTACGAATACGACGTAATCCTCTGCCAGTTTTGATGCTGACAGCTAAAGATCGGATGGAAGATAAAGTTGCTGGGCTGGATGCGGGTGCTGATGATTATCTCGTGAAGCCCTTTGGTATGGCGGAATTGTTGGCGCGGTTGCGCGCTTTGCAGAGGCGATCGCCCCAATTTCAATCCAAGGAATTAACTGTTGGCAACCTGACTCTTGATTACAGTAACAGCATGGTTGTCAGTCACAACCATCAAGGGGATAAACAGGTTATTCCTTTAACTAATAAAGAATTCCAGCTACTAGAGTATTTTATGAAGCACCCGCACCAAATTGTCACAACTGAACAGATTCGCAATCAGCTTTGGGAGGTGAGTGCAGAACCCGTTAGTAATGTGGTGGCGGCTCAAATACGTTTGCTGCGCCGCAGATTAGCTAATAGTGGCTGTGGGAACCCCATTGAAACTATGCATGGTGTGGGATATCGTCTTAATCTCGCCGATGAATCAAAATAA
- the rppB gene encoding two-component system sensor histidine kinase RppB — protein sequence MNQNKLFNLTRIRLALWYAVVMAVILSLCGFGVYKAVSHAHWVALDRELESVAGTIHDSIELKLKQPGHIEPVVQQLLPNICVIGESCIQQQSSSKKHILSAIHQGYYYVRFFDNSGRLIAIAGSHPDELSLVFNKELWQTIKDSKGKPYHQISFGLHTQDNRDWGYIQVGRSLEDFNSYLDAVKLILVVGLPTTMVVVSFASWWLAGLAMQPIYQSYRQIQQFTADVAHELRTPLAATQATVESALLMPKLDEIEAQDILQTINRQNHRLTSLVVDLLLLARLDRQNIPLRHELCCLNDIVNDLIEEFAAIAFSAKVTLISAIQVEQPLNIIGDSDQLYRLVSNLIINAIQYTPQSGKVTVVLDRSENYAVIQVQDTGIGIPHQELTRIFDRFYRVNSDRSRKTGGSGLGLAIAQAIIQSHQGSLNVQSQLGKGSTFTIQLPLDVTPISQFKLLYRRQRKFK from the coding sequence ATGAATCAAAATAAACTCTTTAACCTAACCCGCATTCGTTTGGCTCTGTGGTATGCGGTTGTTATGGCTGTGATTTTAAGCCTATGCGGATTCGGTGTCTACAAAGCTGTATCCCATGCTCATTGGGTAGCATTAGACCGAGAATTGGAATCTGTTGCGGGAACAATACACGACAGTATCGAACTGAAACTAAAGCAACCTGGACACATTGAACCAGTTGTACAGCAGCTGTTACCAAATATTTGTGTAATTGGAGAAAGCTGCATTCAACAGCAGTCAAGTTCTAAAAAGCATATTCTCAGCGCCATCCATCAAGGCTACTACTATGTACGTTTTTTTGATAATTCAGGACGCTTGATTGCGATCGCAGGTTCTCATCCAGATGAACTTTCTCTAGTCTTTAACAAGGAACTTTGGCAAACGATAAAAGATAGCAAAGGCAAGCCATACCACCAAATTTCCTTTGGACTGCACACTCAAGACAATCGTGATTGGGGATACATCCAAGTCGGGCGAAGTCTGGAAGATTTCAATAGTTATCTGGATGCTGTGAAATTAATTTTAGTCGTGGGATTACCTACAACGATGGTTGTAGTTAGTTTTGCTAGTTGGTGGTTAGCAGGATTAGCAATGCAACCTATTTATCAATCTTATAGACAAATCCAACAATTTACAGCCGATGTTGCACATGAGTTGCGAACACCTTTAGCTGCAACACAAGCAACGGTGGAATCAGCATTGTTAATGCCGAAATTGGATGAAATCGAAGCGCAGGACATTCTACAAACTATAAACCGTCAGAATCATCGACTTACTTCTTTAGTTGTTGATTTACTCCTGTTAGCTCGTTTAGATCGGCAAAATATCCCATTACGACATGAACTCTGTTGCTTAAATGATATTGTCAACGACTTAATAGAGGAATTTGCAGCGATCGCCTTTTCGGCTAAAGTAACCCTCATATCTGCAATCCAAGTCGAACAACCTCTGAATATCATAGGTGATTCTGACCAGCTTTATCGTCTGGTTTCTAATTTAATTATCAATGCAATTCAATACACGCCACAATCTGGAAAGGTGACTGTTGTCTTAGATCGCAGTGAAAATTATGCTGTGATTCAGGTTCAAGATACAGGTATTGGTATTCCTCACCAAGAACTGACTCGGATTTTTGATCGCTTTTACCGAGTAAATAGCGATCGCTCTCGTAAAACTGGCGGTTCTGGATTAGGATTAGCGATCGCTCAGGCAATTATTCAGTCACACCAAGGTAGTTTAAATGTGCAGAGTCAGTTAGGTAAAGGCAGCACTTTTACTATTCAATTACCCTTAGATGTCACGCCAATTTCCCAATTTAAATTGCTGTATCGTCGCCAGCGTAAATTTAAATAA